The Dyadobacter sandarakinus DNA window CTACCCCGTTCCAGCTTTTCTCACCGAGCCAAATGGCCTGATAACCCGCTTCGAGTATGGCCTGCTCGGGAAAATTTTCCTGCGGGGCTTTCAGTTCCTGCAGGCAAACCACATCGGGCTGCGTTTCGGCAAGCCAGCGCAGCAACACCGGCAACCGCGCGTTGATACCATTGATATTATATGTAGCAATCCTCATAACCTTTCCGTACAGTTGAAAAGCCCTGCCGCCGGCCGGACGTTTCGCTGAAAGACTTCAGCAAAAAAAACCCGGTTCCGGCAAAAGCGGAGCCAGGTTTCCCGACTAAAATATTCGCGCCTGAGGTTACAGCGCAGTAAGTTGTTTCATTGTTGTATTTACAGACACAGATTGCCAGTATGCGACAACCGCTTCGAACAGGCTTTCCGAAGCTGAGGGAAAACGTTCGATCAGGGCAAATTCATGCATTCCGGGGTCTAAAGGCAACACTCCGGCTTGCGCATATGCTTGCGGAACAAAGTCGCTGCCCGTCAGGATCACCGATGTGGCATACCGGCTGAGTCCTTCCGGATCGTGACCTTCGGAGCGGCTGACCAGGCAAAAAATATTTCGTGAGTCATTCAGAATATAGCTGACAGCCTCAGGTGTATTGTCGAAAACGAGCAGTGTTTTTGACACATTCAAATGGTCCAAAGCTTGTTGTAGCCTGGCTGTGAAGTCGGAACCTGTATCGACTATCACAATTTTGTCCTTTCTTGGCATTATAGGTAAGTTGTGAAGTGAGAGATAAACTTCGGCCTAATACAAACGCAGCCGTATTACAAATGTAGTATATTCTAATTATAAAGTAGAATATATTCTAATATTTTATTAAAGTATTTTTGTACAAAACACTTAATGCCGGCAGCTTGTGGGCTGGCTAAATGCAAACTCGCCGCAGGTGCCCCGGGCATCATGCGGGTAGTTTTGTCTTGTATAAGCCTGAAAATCAGCAAGTCTTACTTCCAGGTATCCAGCGGAGCCACCTTACCGACCTCATTTTTCGCCTTAACAAAGAATGCATTCACCGAAGCTTTGCTCCCGGCAGGCAGTTCTGCTTCAAATCCGACGAGTGTAGTACCCGGATTAGGTGCATCATAATGGGAAGGCGGTGCGGTAGACCATGTCCTGATCTGAATGGGAATGGAGCTGTCAAAAACAAGCTGCATTCTTTTACCATCCTGGCTGAGCTCGACAGTCGTGGCATCCACTATATTGACGCGGGCCTTGGTCAGTAGCGTCCAGCGGATCGTCGCCGCCTGACCTGATCCTTCCAGTTCATCCCTTACCACGGTATACCGCCCATTTACAATCGCAATCCCCCGCTCTGCTTTGGCCAGCTGCCCGGCATATACCGGTGTGATGTCCGCAATCGCGCTCATAAAATCAGGATCGTCAGACACCCTGCCCATACGGGCACTTCCGTCTACCTGCTGCAATTGTCCGTTCACCGTCAATGTATTGTGCACCATATTGGTGTACCTGAAAATAGACCACCGCTGCGCTGTCTGCCCTTTTCCAAATACACTCACTCCCTTGCTTTCCAACGAATTATAATCCTGCATACCGAAGTCCATGGCCCATCTTTCACCATCCTGGTCCAGCACAAACGAGCCTATGTCCATGTGCCCGTGGCTGGTAGCTGGCGATCCTGCCTTGAATCCCACAAAAATGGCATTGGGATCTGTCCAGCTGGTACGCATGTAGGCTACCGGACTGTCGCCCTGGCCCGTCCACACCAGCTGCTTGGGCGGCGTCACCCGATCCAGGTCGAGCTGCGCGCCCCATATAATTGCCAGGGGCAGGAGGCGGTTCCCTCCTGCGGTTTTCACTTTATCCCTTTCCAGGAATTTGAGCTGGTTGTACACGAGCGTGGGATCTTTTTCACGGTATGCAAACCAGAATGTGGCAGGATTGATATGGTCGCGGTTGCCTGAGTCGCCCCAGTTGTGCACCAGGCCGGTGGGTCCGGCAATATGCTCCACAAACCCCGCAGTTTTCAGGAAGCCGGGCGTGGCGCACAATCCATAATCTGTGCCCAGGGCTTTTTCAATCGCGTCGATAAACAATGCATTGAAGCTCGTACCATAATCCCAGTAAGAATAGCCTTCCGGATATACACCGTCGGGACTGTAGGAAATGGCCATAATTTTCGACAGCCCGGACACGGCACGCTGCACTACTTTCCCGGCGAGCTCGGGCTCGTCCTCGGCGATGGCGAGCGCACCAAAGGTGATGCCGGTGTTGCACACCTGGTTCCAGTTGTTTTTGGCTGTTACAAAACCATTATACTGCTTGTCAAAGGACGGCCTGA harbors:
- a CDS encoding heparinase II/III domain-containing protein, which translates into the protein MKKRFFSYLYLILLAGFMPALAQKKPGPKSNNPQITLDRMPQSHPRLLMSASDEQRIRSELSKHDEWQGLHRVIIAESEKIILLPPVAREKIGRRLLDKSRECLRRVFQLAYAYRFTRDERFLRRAEQEMLAVSQFEDWNPTHFLDVAEMTLGLAIGYDWLYDGLPESSRQLIRAAILEKGIRPSFDKQYNGFVTAKNNWNQVCNTGITFGALAIAEDEPELAGKVVQRAVSGLSKIMAISYSPDGVYPEGYSYWDYGTSFNALFIDAIEKALGTDYGLCATPGFLKTAGFVEHIAGPTGLVHNWGDSGNRDHINPATFWFAYREKDPTLVYNQLKFLERDKVKTAGGNRLLPLAIIWGAQLDLDRVTPPKQLVWTGQGDSPVAYMRTSWTDPNAIFVGFKAGSPATSHGHMDIGSFVLDQDGERWAMDFGMQDYNSLESKGVSVFGKGQTAQRWSIFRYTNMVHNTLTVNGQLQQVDGSARMGRVSDDPDFMSAIADITPVYAGQLAKAERGIAIVNGRYTVVRDELEGSGQAATIRWTLLTKARVNIVDATTVELSQDGKRMQLVFDSSIPIQIRTWSTAPPSHYDAPNPGTTLVGFEAELPAGSKASVNAFFVKAKNEVGKVAPLDTWK